In Erythrobacter litoralis HTCC2594, a single genomic region encodes these proteins:
- a CDS encoding extensin-like domain-containing protein — MTERRWKISRRIGKLRWDRRFISLLILAAVALATWSWLRDNPGSNPWAPLDLRDEPGWATERKIRALRDDPAQCRAVLERSEVAFTALPSAGEGPCRRQNPTRLQGYPLSPDTPPTSCAVAAAMEIWLEQGVQPAAREIYGQGIARIEHLGAYSCRRLYGADTGPWSEHATANAIDISAFVLEDGSRISLLGNWNDEDDDARFLRKARDAACEVFGTVLSPDYNAAHRDHFHFDQQARGFGGVCR, encoded by the coding sequence TTGACCGAACGCCGCTGGAAAATCTCACGCCGGATCGGGAAGCTGCGCTGGGACCGGCGCTTTATCTCGCTGCTGATCCTCGCTGCAGTGGCGCTCGCGACGTGGAGCTGGCTGCGCGACAACCCCGGCTCCAACCCCTGGGCACCGCTCGACCTGCGCGACGAGCCGGGCTGGGCGACCGAACGGAAAATCCGCGCCCTGCGCGACGACCCGGCGCAATGTCGCGCGGTGCTCGAACGCAGCGAAGTCGCTTTCACCGCCCTGCCATCGGCGGGCGAGGGTCCGTGTCGGCGACAGAACCCCACACGCCTGCAAGGCTATCCGCTCAGCCCCGATACCCCGCCGACCAGCTGCGCCGTCGCAGCGGCGATGGAGATCTGGCTGGAGCAAGGCGTTCAGCCCGCAGCGCGGGAGATTTACGGGCAGGGCATCGCCCGGATCGAGCATCTCGGAGCCTATAGCTGCCGCAGGCTCTACGGTGCCGACACTGGCCCGTGGAGCGAGCATGCGACCGCCAACGCCATCGATATCTCCGCCTTCGTGCTGGAGGATGGCAGCAGGATCAGCCTGCTCGGCAACTGGAACGATGAAGACGACGACGCGCGTTTCCTGCGCAAAGCGCGCGACGCCGCCTGCGAGGTGTTCGGGACGGTGCTGTCACCCGATTACAATGCCGCGCACCGCGATCACTTCCATTTCGACCAGCAGGCGCGCGGCTTCGGCGGCGTCTGCCGCTAA